A single genomic interval of Symphalangus syndactylus isolate Jambi chromosome 18, NHGRI_mSymSyn1-v2.1_pri, whole genome shotgun sequence harbors:
- the RRP7A gene encoding ribosomal RNA-processing protein 7 homolog A, with translation MVARRRKRAARHPEDCIPSPLGYAAIPIKFSEKQQASHYLYVRAHDVRQGTKSTWPQKRTLFVLNVPPYCTEESLSRLLSSCGLVQSVELQEKPDLAESPKESRSKFFHPKPVPGFQVAYVVFQKPSGVSAALALKGPLLVSTESHPVKSGIHKWISDYADSVPDPEALRVEVDTFMEAYDQKIAEEEAKAKEEEGVPDEEGWVKVTRRGRRPVLPRTEAASLRVLERERRKRTRKELLNFYAWQHRESKMEHLAQLRKKFEEDKQRIELLRAQRKFRPY, from the exons ATGGTGGCGCGCAGGAGGAAGCGCGCGGCGCGGCACCCGGAGGACTGTATCCCCAGCCCACTGGGCTACGCAG CTATTCCAATCAAGTTCTCTGAAAAGCAACAGGCTTCTCACTACCTTTATGTGAGAGCACACGACGTTCGGCAAGGCACCAAGTCTACCTGGCCTCAGAAGAGGACTCTTTTTGTCCTCAATGTGCCCCCATACTGCACAGAG GAGAGCCTGTCCCGCCTCCTGTCCTCCTGTGGCCTCGTCCAGTCTGTAGAGTTGCAGGAGAAGCCGGACCTGGCCGAGAGCCCAAAGGAGTCAAGGTCGAAGTTTTTTCATCCCAAGCCAGTTCCG ggCTTCCAGGTAGCCTACGTGGTGTTCCAGAAGCCAAGTGGGGTGTCAGCGGCCTTGGCCCTGAAGGGCCCCCTGCTGGTGTCCACAGAGAGCCACCCTGTGAAGAGTGGCATTCACA AGTGGATCAGTGACTACGCAGACTCTGTGCCCGACCCTGAGGCCCTGAGGGTGGAAGTGGACACATTCATGGAGGCATATGACCAGAAGATCGCTGAG GAAGAAGCGAAggccaaggaggaggagggggtccCTGACGAGGAGGGCTGGGTGAAGGTGACCCGCCGGGGCCGGCGGCCTGTGCTCCCCCGGACTGAAGCAGCCAGCTTGCGGGTGCTGGAGAGGGAGAGACGGAAGCGCACCCGAAAAGAGCTGCTCAACTTCTACGCCTGGCAGCACCGAGAGAGCAAGATGGAGC ATCTAGCGCAGCTGCGCAAGAAGTTTGAGGAGGACAAGCAGAGGATTGAACTGCTGCGGGCCCAGCGCAAATTCCGACCCTACTGA
- the LOC129467788 gene encoding serine hydrolase-like protein 2 isoform X2, translating into MSENATPDFYYVAMDFGGHGLSSHYGPGVPYYLQTFVSEIRRVVAGGVVGATFSCTFPEMVDKLIVLDAPLFLLESNEMENLLRYKRKAIEHVLQVEASQEPSRTFSLKQLLQRLLKSNSHLSEECGELLLQRGTKKVATGLVLNRDQRLSWVENSIDFISRELYAHSIGKLQAHVLFIKAVHGYFESRENYSEKSLPFMIDTMKSTLKERFQFVEVPGNHCVHMSEPQHVASIISSFLQRTHTLPAQLQLWAWNYEELVLPDSTLGL; encoded by the exons ATGAGTGAGAACGCCACACCAG ACTTTTATTACGTTGCCATGGATTTCGGAGGTCATGGGCTCTCGTCCCATTACGGCCCAGGTGTCCCATATTACCTCCAGACTTTTGTGAGTGAGATCCGAAGAGTTGTGGCAG GTGGCGTCGTGGGCGCAACG TTTTCCTGTACCTTCCCCGAGATGGTGGATAAACTTATCGTGCTGGACGCGCCGCTATTTCTCCTGGAATCAAAT GAAATGGAGAACTTGCTGAGATACAAGCGGAAAGCCATAGAGCATGTGCTGCAGGTAGAGGCCTCCCAGGAGCCCTCGCGCACGTTCAGCCTGAAGCAGCTGCTGCAGAG GTTACTGAAGAGCAATAGCCACTTGAGCGAGGAGTGCGGGGAGCTCCTCCTGCAAAGAGGAACCAAGAAGGTGGCCACAG GTCTGGTTCTGAACAGAGACCAGAGGCTCTCCTGG GTAGAGAACAGCATTGACTTCATCAGCAGGGAGCTGTATGCGCATTCCATCGGGAAGCTGCAGGCCCACGTGCTGTTCATCAA AGCAGTCCACGGATATTTTGAGTCAAGAGAGAATTACTCTGAGAAGTCCCTGCCGTTCATGATAGACACGATGAAATCCACCCTGAAAGAG cgGTTCCAGTTTGTGGAGGTCCCAGGCAATCACTGTGTCCACATGAGCGAACCCCAGCACGTGGCCAGTATCATCAGCTCCTTCTTacagcgcacacacacactcccagccCAGCTGCAGCTCTGGGCCTGGAACTATGAAGAGCTAGTGCTCCCAGACTCAACACTGGGACTCTGA
- the LOC129467788 gene encoding serine hydrolase-like protein 2 isoform X1: MSENATPGLISELKLAVPWGHIAAKAWGSLQGPPVLCLHGWLDNANSFDRLIPLLPQDFYYVAMDFGGHGLSSHYGPGVPYYLQTFVSEIRRVVAALKWNRFSILGHSFGGVVGATFSCTFPEMVDKLIVLDAPLFLLESNEMENLLRYKRKAIEHVLQVEASQEPSRTFSLKQLLQRLLKSNSHLSEECGELLLQRGTKKVATGLVLNRDQRLSWVENSIDFISRELYAHSIGKLQAHVLFIKAVHGYFESRENYSEKSLPFMIDTMKSTLKERFQFVEVPGNHCVHMSEPQHVASIISSFLQRTHTLPAQLQLWAWNYEELVLPDSTLGL; encoded by the exons ATGAGTGAGAACGCCACACCAG GTCTGATCTCAGAGCTGAAGCTGGCTGTGCCCTGGGGCCACATCGCAGCCAAAGCCTGGGGCTCCCTGCAGGGCCCTCCAGTTCTCTGCCTGCACGGCTGGCTGGACAATGCCAACTCCTTCGACAGACTCATCCCTCTTCTCCCGCAAG ACTTTTATTACGTTGCCATGGATTTCGGAGGTCATGGGCTCTCGTCCCATTACGGCCCAGGTGTCCCATATTACCTCCAGACTTTTGTGAGTGAGATCCGAAGAGTTGTGGCAG CCTTGAAATGGAATCGATTCTCCATTCTGGGCCACAGCTTCG GTGGCGTCGTGGGCGCAACG TTTTCCTGTACCTTCCCCGAGATGGTGGATAAACTTATCGTGCTGGACGCGCCGCTATTTCTCCTGGAATCAAAT GAAATGGAGAACTTGCTGAGATACAAGCGGAAAGCCATAGAGCATGTGCTGCAGGTAGAGGCCTCCCAGGAGCCCTCGCGCACGTTCAGCCTGAAGCAGCTGCTGCAGAG GTTACTGAAGAGCAATAGCCACTTGAGCGAGGAGTGCGGGGAGCTCCTCCTGCAAAGAGGAACCAAGAAGGTGGCCACAG GTCTGGTTCTGAACAGAGACCAGAGGCTCTCCTGG GTAGAGAACAGCATTGACTTCATCAGCAGGGAGCTGTATGCGCATTCCATCGGGAAGCTGCAGGCCCACGTGCTGTTCATCAA AGCAGTCCACGGATATTTTGAGTCAAGAGAGAATTACTCTGAGAAGTCCCTGCCGTTCATGATAGACACGATGAAATCCACCCTGAAAGAG cgGTTCCAGTTTGTGGAGGTCCCAGGCAATCACTGTGTCCACATGAGCGAACCCCAGCACGTGGCCAGTATCATCAGCTCCTTCTTacagcgcacacacacactcccagccCAGCTGCAGCTCTGGGCCTGGAACTATGAAGAGCTAGTGCTCCCAGACTCAACACTGGGACTCTGA